The sequence TTAATGACTATTTTCTTAGGTATATTGTGTCTACTGTTAAGGGATGAATTTGTAAAGTAGTTAGTATATAAATAAATTGTACGTACATGTTTTGAATTTATATGCTTATTAGTGTAATATTGTAGTATATAAAGGTAAGTTGTTAGGTACGTACAAATTTTTAATTTTTGCACACATTTGTGTAAAGGTTTTAAAAGTTGTGTGGTTTATCATATTTGATGAAAGGAGTTGATGAAAAGTGAAAGAATCTAAAACAAAGCATGAGATGATTGAAAATTATTATATAAATCTTATTAAAAAGGCTAAAGTTTTGACAGGGGAACAATTACCTTCTGAAAATGAAATTGCTAGTAAATTTAATGTCAGTAGGCATACAGTCAGGCAGGCACTCAATTATTTGGTGCAAGATGGATGGATATATAAAGAAAGAGGAAAAGGAAGTTTCTACTCAAATAAAAAGCAAAGCGTAACTAGAAAAAATGTTGCCGTACTTACAACTTATATTTCAGATTATATCTTTCCTAAAATAATATCAGGGATAGAAGAAGAACTAAGGAGAAGAGGATATAATTTGCTGCTGTTTAACAGCAATAATGATATTGAAAATGAAAGAATTTGTTTTGATAACATAATCAATCAGGATATAGCAGGTTTAATAGTTGAACCAGCACAAAGTACTATTAATAATTTGCATCATGAAAGTATTAAAAAGTTAGAAGAAAGAAAAATAAAATACATTGCAATAAATTCTAGTTGTGATGAAGAAAATTCTGCTTATATTGTGGTTGATGATGAACAAGGTGGATACAAGCTTACAAATTATCTGTTAGAGCTTGGACATAGAAACATAGCAGCAATATTTAAGGCAGATGACTTGCAAGGGGAAAATCGTAGAAAAGGTTATTTAAGAGCCCTTAAAGAATATGGTTTAAGTTTAGATAATAACATAATTGGTGAATTTATAACTGATAATGAAGAAATGTATGTAGAACAATTTGTAAGAAAAATATTAAGTATTGAAAATAGGCCAACTGCAGTAGTTTGCTACAATGATAAAGTGGCATTGAAGGTAATAGATAGTTTAAGAAAAGAAAATATAAAGGTACCCAAAGATATATCCATTGTAAGCTTTGATGATTCTAGTTTAGCAGTTTCATCAGATGTTAAGCTTACAACAATTAAGCATCCAAAAGAAGAAATGGGAATAAAGGCAGCAAGATGTATTATTGATATGATTGAAGGCAGAATAGATAAACCTCAGTATATTTATAGTGCTGAATTAATTGTAAGAGATTCATGTAGTAGAATTTAGAGTTTATAGATGATGTATAAGTATTTTAAGTCTGATTAAGGACATATAAAACTTGATTAATATAAAGGGTCATATGTACTTGGATGTACATATCAGATGATAATAATAAAAAATAATATAGATGGGGGAGTTATTATGAGTATAGAAATGAATAATATAAAAAATACAATTGTAAGTGGTAAAACAGTACTTGGGATTGAGCTTGGTTCAACTAGAATCAAAGCAGTTTTGATTGGAGAAGATAATTTACCTATAGCGTCAGGTAGTCATGAGTGGGAAAACAAATATGTTAATAATATTTGGACATATGGCTTAGATGATATTTGGAGTGGTGTACAGGACAGTTATAAGAACATGGCTGAAGATGTTAAAAATAAATATGGAGTAACTCTTGAAACTATAGGAGCAATAGGTTTTAGTGCCATGATGCATGGCTATATGGTTTTTAACAAGGAAGGAGATCTTTTGGTGCCATTCCGTACATGGCGTAACACTATTACTGAAAAGGCATCAGAAGAATTGACAAAACTATTTAATTATCACATTCCTCAAAGATGGAGCATTGCGCATCTTTATCAGGCTATTTTAAATGGAGAGGCACATGTAGCTGATATTGATTTTCAAACAACTTTAGAAGGATACATACATTGGAAACTAACAGGCAAAAAGGTTATAGGTATTGGTGAAGCATCTGGAATGTTCCCTATTGATATAGATACCAAGAACTATAATGCACAGATGGTAGAGAAGTTTAATGAATTGATTGCTTCTAAAAAATTATCATGGAAGCTTGAAGATATTTTACCTAAGGTTTTATTAGCAGGTGAAAGTGCAGGAGTTCTTACTGAAGAAGGAGCAAAGCTTTTAGATGTTACTGGAAATTTAAAAGCTGGTATTCCACTTTGTCCTCCAGAGGGGGATGCAGGGACAGGAATGGTTGCAACTAATAGTGTTGCAAAGCGAACTGGTAATGTTTCTGCTGGAACCTCTGTTTTTGCAATGGTTGTACTTGAAAAGGAATTATCAAAGGTTTATGAGGAAATAGACTTAGTTACAACACCTACAGGAAATTTAGTTGGAATGGTTCACTGCAATAACTGTACTTCAGATCTTAATGCATGGGTTGGCTTGTTTAAAGAGTTTTCAGAGGCAATGGGTGTAGAAGTTGATATAAACAGATTATTTGCAACTTTATATAATAAGGCACTTGAAGGGGATTCAGACTGTGGTGGTTTGTTATCTTATAATTATTTCTCAGGGGAGCATATAACAAATTTTGAAGAAGGACGTCCTTTATTTGTGCGTGCACCAGAAAGTAAATTTAACTTGGCTAACTTTATGCGTGTCCATTTATTCACATCTTTAGGAGCACTAAAAACTGGACTAGACATTCTTCTTAAACAAGAAGGCGTTAAGCTGGATGAGATTTTAGGTCATGGAGGTTTATTTAAGACTAAGGATGTGGGACAAAAGATTATGGCTGCAGCTATAGATGCTCCTGTTTCTGTTATGGAAACTGCTGGAGAAGGTGGAGCTTGGGGAATTGCGTTACTTGCATCCTATATGATTAACAAAACAGAGAATGAGACTCTAGAAGATTTTCTTAATGAGAAAATATTTGCAGGTAAGGTTGGGACAAAGATAGGTCCAGACCCTAAGGATGTAGAAGGGTTTAATGAATTTATCAAACGTTATACAAATGGACTTGCTATTGAAAGATCAGCAATAGATAACCTTAAATAATGAGTTAGAATAATATACTGAAGACTTGGAGGATTTATTAATGTTAGAGGAATTAAAAGTAAAGGTTTATGAAGCAAATATGGAACTTCAAAGAAAAGGTCTTGTAATTTATACTTGGGGAAATGTTAGTGAAATTGATAGAGAAACAGGATTAGTAATTATTAAGCCAAGTGGTGTTGATTATGATACTATGAAAGCAGAAGATATGGTAGTAGTTGATTTGGATGGAAATGTAGTAGAGGGGAGATATAAACCGTCTACTGATACACCAACACATTTAGTTATGTATAATAGGTATCCTAATATAGGAGGAGTTGTACACACTCATTCAGAATGGGCAACAACCTTTGCACAAGCTGGCATGGATATACCTGCATTTGGAACTACTCACGCAGATTATTTCTATGGAGACATTCCATGCACAAGAGATTTAACAGATGATGAAATCAGTGGAGAATATGAAAAAGAAACAGGAAATGTTATTGTAGAAACAATAGGAGATAAAAATCCATTAGAAGTTCCTGCTATTGTAGTTAAGAATCACGGACCATTTGCTTGGGGACAAGATGCTGATTCAGCAGTTTATAATGCAGTTGTGTTAGATAAAGTTGCAGAAATGGCATATAAAACTATGACTCTAAACCCAGAAGTAATGCGTGTTAAACAGCATTTACTAGATAAGCATTATCTTAGAAAACATGGTGCAAATGCATATTATGGGCAAAAACTATAGATTAAATAATTAAATTAATAGGCTTGAAACAGTAGAATGAAAAATTAATAATTTAAAAAGTCTTATTTGAGCACCGAATACAGAACTCGGCTTAAAGAGTTGCTCACTTAAATAAGTTATAAAGTGATTTTAGGAGTAATAGAAAAATGGATAATATGATAGTAACGAGAATGGAAGAAAACATGATAGATGAATGTGTTGATTTGTTTATTTCAACTTTTTCAAGAGAGCCTTGGAATGATGTATATGAATCAAGAGATCAGGTAAGGCAATTTTTTGTTAATCATTTCGCCAATAATTATTTTTTAGGATATGTGGTTAGTATTAATGGAAAAATAGAAGGGCTAAGTGTTGGCATTAAAAAACCTTGGATAAATGGCTTAGAATACTATATAGATGAATTTTGTATAAATTATAGTTGTCAAGGCAAAGGTATTGGAAGTAAGTTTATTAATGAAATTGAAAAAGATATTAATAGTCAAGGGCTAAATGGAATGATGCTAAATACAGAAAAGGGTTATCCATCTTTTGAATTTTATAAGAAGAATGGTTTTGAGGAACTTGGAGATTTGATAGTAATGGGAAAATAATTTATTAACTGAATGTTTAAATTTAATAAGGGACAAGTAATCTTCAGGGTTTGTTTTAGTTCAAAATGGGATGTTTAAAATTCATCCCATTTTTTTGCCCAAAAGTGTAATTGCCATGTTTGTCAGTTTATGATATGATGTGATAAATTATCGTATTTTAGGAGGAATTTTGATGAACAAAAAAGAAAAGTTTTTAAATCTTACTGTGAATTCTATTAAATTTAAATTAATTATTGCGGTAGTAATAGTTCAATATTTTAGTTCTTACATAGGACAAGCTATTCAGTTTGGAGTAGAGCAAAGTAGACAAGCTTTAGTAAATAGAGGATTAGATTCTGGTTTCTTTAGTAATTCTTTGGGCATACGTATCTCTTCAGGCTTAAGTATAATAGCATCAGTTATTATTATAGTTTTTGTTTATGATAGACTTGTTTTAAAAAGATTAAAGAAAGCACTAAAGTTCACAGAAAGATTAGGAAACGGTGACTTGTCAGAAGAACTTAACTTCAAAGGTAATGATGAAATCAGCAGATTAGGAAGATCCTTAGATAAAGCTAGTTCAAATATTAAAATTCTAGTATCAGATATAATGGAGATTTCTCAAACAATTAATACTACTGGAAATGAGTTATTAGCATCAACTCAAAATTCTTCTTCAAGTATAAATACTATAAATTTAACTTCAACTAAACTTAATGATGATGCATTAAGTCTAATACATACTACTGAAAAAGCCAATTCAGAAATTGAAGAAATATCAGAAACTACAGATTATCTGTTATCTAAAGTAAAAAATGCGCTAGATTCATCAGATGAAATGAAAACAAGAGCTATGCAAATGAAGGAAAAGGTTTCTTATTCCCTTGAAAAGGCAGATATAACTTATAGCGAAAAGCAGGATAAAATACTTAAAGCAATTGAAGCAGGGAAAATAGTAGAGGAAATTAAAGTAATGTCAGATACTATAAAAGGTATATCTGATCAGACAAACTTACTAGCATTAAATGCATCTATTGAAGCTGCTAGAGCTGGTGAACAGGGTAAAGGATTTGCTGTTGTAGCTGAAGAAGTAAAAATACTAGCAGAGCAATCTTCAGAAGCTATTTCAAATGTTGAAAATTTAGTTTCACAAGTAAGAGAAGTTTTTGATAATCTATCAATAAGCTCTCAAGATATTCTAGAATATATTAATACTAATGTTAAATCAGATTATGAATTGTTACTCCAGACAGGAGATCAATATAAAGATGATGCAAAATTTATTAATGATATATGTAATGAAGTAACTTCATCAGCTAAATTAGTGAATATGTCAGTTGTAAAAATAAGCGAAGTTATGGAAGAGGTTGTAATGATGTCAGAAAAATCTTCTGATTCTACTGCTGAAATAAATGCAAGCATAACAGAAATAAATTCTGTTATGGATGAAGTGAATAATTCTATGGAGAATCAGGTTAATTTATCAGAAAAACTGGAGAAGTCTATTAATAAGTTTACTTTATAAGGTTTTTAGTATTGAGAATTTTAAGGATTATATTTTTTTGTAAATGCAATGAATTTGCCATATGTTCCAAAAAGTGCAAAACATATTTATGATGTAGAATATTATTTAGAGCACATATAATTTAAATTATATAAATGGATATTTAAAAATAGGGAAGTGAATTCTATAATAGAACACTTCTCTAGTTTTTTATAAGAGTTTAATATAAATTTTAATGAATTTAGTAATCGGAGTGTTGTAGTATTGCATGGAAGTACATAGCATTTTGCCCAAAGGTACAATTGTTGTAATTATTGAGTTGCCATAAAATAAACATGTAATCATTCATAAGATTGATAAAAAATATATTGGAGGAGAAAATTTATGGCAAAGTTATTGTATAAACTGGGTGCATGGGCTTATAAGAAACCTAAAAGAATCATTTTATTTTGGCTAATGATCATAGCGGTTGCAGGTGGTTTGATAGCGATGAATGGTATGGAGTTTAGGGGGAGTATGAGTATTCCTGGCACAGAATCTGGGCAGGCAGGTGAAATACTAAAAAATGCAACTGGCTCAACTAAAGATTACGGCAGTATAAGACTTATTTTTAAAGTCGATGATGGAAAAACAGTACAAGATTCATCAGTAAAAGATGCAATAAATAAAACAATAGAACAGGTGCAGAAAGAAGATAATAATGTTAAATCTGTAGCAAGTCCATATGTAAGAAAAACTATTAGCAAAGATGGCAAAATTGCTTATGCAGATATTACATATAATAGCGAATCTGATAAAGTTACACAAGAATCTAAGGACAAAGTATTAGAGAGTATAAAAATAACCAGAGATGCAGGGATTCAAATTGAATTAGGAGGAAGTGTTACCTTATCAAAGACTGAAGTTGGTGGAAGTTCTGAGATAATAAGTATTGTAGCAGCATTTTTTGTTCTTATCTTTACGCTTGGATCGCTTATGGCAGCGGGATTACCAATAGTAACTGCTATTATTGGATTAATTACTGGATTACTTGGTATTATGGCTGCAACAAGTGTTGTAGATATGTCTGCAATGTCAATATCTTTGGCATCCATGGTTGGTTTGGCTGTAGGAATTGATTATGCATTATTTATAATTTCTAGATACCGCCAAAATCTTAGTGAAGGTAAAGACTTACAAGAATCTACTGCTTTGGCACTAGGTACAGCAGGTAGTGCAGTTTTATTTGCAG comes from Clostridium sp. TW13 and encodes:
- a CDS encoding GntR family transcriptional regulator, with the protein product MKESKTKHEMIENYYINLIKKAKVLTGEQLPSENEIASKFNVSRHTVRQALNYLVQDGWIYKERGKGSFYSNKKQSVTRKNVAVLTTYISDYIFPKIISGIEEELRRRGYNLLLFNSNNDIENERICFDNIINQDIAGLIVEPAQSTINNLHHESIKKLEERKIKYIAINSSCDEENSAYIVVDDEQGGYKLTNYLLELGHRNIAAIFKADDLQGENRRKGYLRALKEYGLSLDNNIIGEFITDNEEMYVEQFVRKILSIENRPTAVVCYNDKVALKVIDSLRKENIKVPKDISIVSFDDSSLAVSSDVKLTTIKHPKEEMGIKAARCIIDMIEGRIDKPQYIYSAELIVRDSCSRI
- a CDS encoding xylulokinase — encoded protein: MSIEMNNIKNTIVSGKTVLGIELGSTRIKAVLIGEDNLPIASGSHEWENKYVNNIWTYGLDDIWSGVQDSYKNMAEDVKNKYGVTLETIGAIGFSAMMHGYMVFNKEGDLLVPFRTWRNTITEKASEELTKLFNYHIPQRWSIAHLYQAILNGEAHVADIDFQTTLEGYIHWKLTGKKVIGIGEASGMFPIDIDTKNYNAQMVEKFNELIASKKLSWKLEDILPKVLLAGESAGVLTEEGAKLLDVTGNLKAGIPLCPPEGDAGTGMVATNSVAKRTGNVSAGTSVFAMVVLEKELSKVYEEIDLVTTPTGNLVGMVHCNNCTSDLNAWVGLFKEFSEAMGVEVDINRLFATLYNKALEGDSDCGGLLSYNYFSGEHITNFEEGRPLFVRAPESKFNLANFMRVHLFTSLGALKTGLDILLKQEGVKLDEILGHGGLFKTKDVGQKIMAAAIDAPVSVMETAGEGGAWGIALLASYMINKTENETLEDFLNEKIFAGKVGTKIGPDPKDVEGFNEFIKRYTNGLAIERSAIDNLK
- a CDS encoding L-ribulose-5-phosphate 4-epimerase encodes the protein MLEELKVKVYEANMELQRKGLVIYTWGNVSEIDRETGLVIIKPSGVDYDTMKAEDMVVVDLDGNVVEGRYKPSTDTPTHLVMYNRYPNIGGVVHTHSEWATTFAQAGMDIPAFGTTHADYFYGDIPCTRDLTDDEISGEYEKETGNVIVETIGDKNPLEVPAIVVKNHGPFAWGQDADSAVYNAVVLDKVAEMAYKTMTLNPEVMRVKQHLLDKHYLRKHGANAYYGQKL
- a CDS encoding GNAT family N-acetyltransferase, which codes for MDNMIVTRMEENMIDECVDLFISTFSREPWNDVYESRDQVRQFFVNHFANNYFLGYVVSINGKIEGLSVGIKKPWINGLEYYIDEFCINYSCQGKGIGSKFINEIEKDINSQGLNGMMLNTEKGYPSFEFYKKNGFEELGDLIVMGK
- a CDS encoding methyl-accepting chemotaxis protein — encoded protein: MNKKEKFLNLTVNSIKFKLIIAVVIVQYFSSYIGQAIQFGVEQSRQALVNRGLDSGFFSNSLGIRISSGLSIIASVIIIVFVYDRLVLKRLKKALKFTERLGNGDLSEELNFKGNDEISRLGRSLDKASSNIKILVSDIMEISQTINTTGNELLASTQNSSSSINTINLTSTKLNDDALSLIHTTEKANSEIEEISETTDYLLSKVKNALDSSDEMKTRAMQMKEKVSYSLEKADITYSEKQDKILKAIEAGKIVEEIKVMSDTIKGISDQTNLLALNASIEAARAGEQGKGFAVVAEEVKILAEQSSEAISNVENLVSQVREVFDNLSISSQDILEYINTNVKSDYELLLQTGDQYKDDAKFINDICNEVTSSAKLVNMSVVKISEVMEEVVMMSEKSSDSTAEINASITEINSVMDEVNNSMENQVNLSEKLEKSINKFTL